A stretch of DNA from Deltaproteobacteria bacterium:
TTCCATCCGATTGAGATCTTCCTCTCGATGGGTATCAAGTTCGCAACCATCCTCCTGCTAGGTCCGTCTGCAGTGGCAGTCGTGATCTTCGAAGTGGTTCTCAACGCGACCGCCATGTTCAACCATGGTAATGTCCGACTGCCGCTGGCATTGGACCGGGTCCTTCGGATGGTCCTGGTCACCCCGGACATGCACCGCGTGCACCATTCCGTCGAAGATGACGAGACCAACAGCAACTTTGGTTTTGCCCTGTCGATCTGGGATCGACTCTTCGGCACTTACAGGGACCAGCCTCGCGGCGATCACGAGAGCATGACCATCGGTATCCGCACCATGCGCGATGCAAAGCTGTGCGCCTGGATGCCGGGGATGCTGCTCATTCCATTCATTGGCAAGGTGAAAGGCTACGCTATTAACCGACGCAATTGGGAAGGCACTGATGACTAGGACTCTCACATGAATGGGCTATGCAAAGCAGCACGTTGATCCCCCCCCCAATAAGTCGGTCCACCTTTATGATGAGTAAAACGGAGGACCGAAAATGGGTATCAAAAGACATAAACCAGAAGAAATCATCCAGAAACTGCATCAGGTGGAACTCCCTGACGGCCCACCACATTTTCCTTCATAGAATTCACAGGCTTGCATCACATGCGGGCCTTTT
This window harbors:
- a CDS encoding sterol desaturase family protein; translated protein: MNADSFITQYEPIIRMSAFFTVFAVMALWEVLSPRRQLTTSKWVRWGNNIGIVFLNSFLLRLAFPAAAVGMALLAQERGWGLFNVYEVPGWFAILASVVIMDFVIWLQHVMVHAIPLLWRLHRMHHADLDFDVTTGSRFHPIEIFLSMGIKFATILLLGPSAVAVVIFEVVLNATAMFNHGNVRLPLALDRVLRMVLVTPDMHRVHHSVEDDETNSNFGFALSIWDRLFGTYRDQPRGDHESMTIGIRTMRDAKLCAWMPGMLLIPFIGKVKGYAINRRNWEGTDD